Proteins encoded by one window of Catharus ustulatus isolate bCatUst1 chromosome Z, bCatUst1.pri.v2, whole genome shotgun sequence:
- the CDC37L1 gene encoding hsp90 co-chaperone Cdc37-like 1 isoform X1, which translates to MALWPPRSRDGGAPEEVDEERAQAAAFRQRLPEVQTYSQGIELACQKEREFVKHSVECTWNLAEAQQKFGSLALHNSESCDQESAQARTEAAELRWREEEWRRKEEALNQRERQNLWNTDPVSKEVFNKSFINQKRKELEDEAVSEPLMQKHEQKIRHFGMLSRWDDSQRFLSDHPYLVCEETSRYLMLWCFHLEAEQKRALMEQVAHQAVVMQFIIEIARSCNVDPRGCFRLFFQKAKTGEGYFEAFKNELEAFKTRVRIWSQSHGFQTMLLHDLSVSPGCVGEWTSFLQNTGDLQGSINTDVCSFNSVIQRDEEESKMMDTL; encoded by the exons ATGGCGCTGTGGCCGCCGCGCTCCCGGGACGGCGGTGCCCCGGAGGAGGTGGACGAGGAGCGGGCACAGGCTGCCGCCTTCCGCCAGCGCCTGCCGGAGGTACAG ACATACAGCCAAGGGATTGAATTAGCCTGCCAAAAAGAAAGAGAGTTTGTGAAGCACTCTGTAGAATGCACATGGAACCTAGCAGAAGCCCAGCAAAAATTTGGTAGTTTAGCACTGCATAATTCAGAATCCTGCGATCAGGAATCTGCTCAAGCAAGGACAGAAGCTGCCGAGTTGAGATGGCGAGAGGAAgagtggagaagaaaagaagaagcaCTAAACCAGAGGGAACGGCAGAATTTATGGAACACAGATCCTGTTAGTAAAGAAGTTTTTAATAAG AGCTTTAttaatcaaaaaagaaaagaacttgAAGATGAAGCTGTGTCTGAACCACTTATGcaaaaacatgaacaaaagATTAGACACTTTG GCATGCTGAGCAGATGGGATGATAGTCAAAGGTTTTTGTCTGATCACCCATACCTTGTATGTGAAGAAACATCTAGGTATCTCATGTTGTGGTGTTTTCATCTAGAAGCTGAACAG aaaagagctCTGATGGAGCAAGTAGCACACCAAGCAGTGGTAATGCAGTTTATTATAGAAATTGCCAGAAGCTGCAATGTGGATCCAAGAGGATGTTTTCGTCTCTTTTTCCAAAAAGCCAAA ACAGGAGAAGGGTACTTTGAGGCCTTTAAAAATGAACTTGAGGCATTCAAGACAAGAGTGAGAATCTGGTCACAATCACATGGCTTTCAAACTATGTTACTTCATGATCTCAGTGTCAGTCCTGGTTGTGTGGGAGAGTGGACATCTTTTTTACAG AACACAGGAGATCTGCAAGGTTCCATAAACACAGATGTCTGCAGTTTCAACTCTGTGATACAAAGAGATGAAGAAGAATCCAAAATGATGGACACATTATAG
- the CDC37L1 gene encoding hsp90 co-chaperone Cdc37-like 1 isoform X3, whose translation MALWPPRSRDGGAPEEVDEERAQAAAFRQRLPETYSQGIELACQKEREFVKHSVECTWNLAEAQQKFGSLALHNSESCDQESAQARTEAAELRWREEEWRRKEEALNQRERQNLWNTDPVSKEVFNKSFINQKRKELEDEAVSEPLMQKHEQKIRHFGMLSRWDDSQRFLSDHPYLVCEETSRYLMLWCFHLEAEQKRALMEQVAHQAVVMQFIIEIARSCNVDPRGCFRLFFQKAKTGEGYFEAFKNELEAFKTRVRIWSQSHGFQTMLLHDLSVSPGCVGEWTSFLQNTGDLQGSINTDVCSFNSVIQRDEEESKMMDTL comes from the exons ATGGCGCTGTGGCCGCCGCGCTCCCGGGACGGCGGTGCCCCGGAGGAGGTGGACGAGGAGCGGGCACAGGCTGCCGCCTTCCGCCAGCGCCTGCCGGAG ACATACAGCCAAGGGATTGAATTAGCCTGCCAAAAAGAAAGAGAGTTTGTGAAGCACTCTGTAGAATGCACATGGAACCTAGCAGAAGCCCAGCAAAAATTTGGTAGTTTAGCACTGCATAATTCAGAATCCTGCGATCAGGAATCTGCTCAAGCAAGGACAGAAGCTGCCGAGTTGAGATGGCGAGAGGAAgagtggagaagaaaagaagaagcaCTAAACCAGAGGGAACGGCAGAATTTATGGAACACAGATCCTGTTAGTAAAGAAGTTTTTAATAAG AGCTTTAttaatcaaaaaagaaaagaacttgAAGATGAAGCTGTGTCTGAACCACTTATGcaaaaacatgaacaaaagATTAGACACTTTG GCATGCTGAGCAGATGGGATGATAGTCAAAGGTTTTTGTCTGATCACCCATACCTTGTATGTGAAGAAACATCTAGGTATCTCATGTTGTGGTGTTTTCATCTAGAAGCTGAACAG aaaagagctCTGATGGAGCAAGTAGCACACCAAGCAGTGGTAATGCAGTTTATTATAGAAATTGCCAGAAGCTGCAATGTGGATCCAAGAGGATGTTTTCGTCTCTTTTTCCAAAAAGCCAAA ACAGGAGAAGGGTACTTTGAGGCCTTTAAAAATGAACTTGAGGCATTCAAGACAAGAGTGAGAATCTGGTCACAATCACATGGCTTTCAAACTATGTTACTTCATGATCTCAGTGTCAGTCCTGGTTGTGTGGGAGAGTGGACATCTTTTTTACAG AACACAGGAGATCTGCAAGGTTCCATAAACACAGATGTCTGCAGTTTCAACTCTGTGATACAAAGAGATGAAGAAGAATCCAAAATGATGGACACATTATAG